In the genome of Pelagibacterium nitratireducens, one region contains:
- a CDS encoding glycosyltransferase family 1 protein, which translates to MTRLLIVSDAWHPQVNGVVRSLENVGNTLARRGYEVRYLTPEPFWTLPLPTYSEIRVPLPSLRVVQDMIADFAPDHIHIATEGPLGLAARTLCVTGELAFTTSYHTRFPEYLAARLPVPVEWSYGYLRWFHAAASATMVPTPSVLKHLRRRFFRHLAVWSRGVDLSAFSPGPKAMFAGLPGPHLLYVGRVAVEKNIEAFLELKHPGTKIVVGDGPERGALMHRFPDVVFTGQLTGAALRDAYRSADVFVFPSRTDTFGNVMLESMACGTPVAGYPVMGPIDVIGTGKGGALEDDLASAVKRALSIPRSEAISRAKEFTWEAAADQFARRLAPIRSRVGIAA; encoded by the coding sequence ATGACGCGGCTGCTGATTGTATCGGATGCGTGGCATCCGCAGGTAAACGGTGTCGTGCGTTCGCTTGAAAACGTTGGCAACACGCTGGCGCGGCGCGGCTATGAGGTGAGATATCTCACCCCCGAGCCGTTCTGGACGCTGCCCTTGCCGACGTATTCGGAAATCCGGGTGCCGCTGCCATCGCTGCGGGTGGTGCAGGATATGATCGCCGATTTTGCGCCCGACCATATCCACATTGCCACAGAAGGTCCGCTGGGGTTGGCCGCACGAACACTTTGCGTGACGGGCGAGCTTGCCTTCACGACCAGCTATCACACGCGCTTTCCCGAATATCTGGCGGCACGCTTGCCCGTGCCGGTCGAGTGGAGCTATGGCTATCTGCGCTGGTTTCATGCCGCCGCATCGGCGACCATGGTGCCCACGCCCTCGGTTCTCAAACACTTGCGGCGGCGGTTCTTCCGTCACCTCGCCGTCTGGTCGCGGGGGGTGGACCTTTCAGCCTTCAGCCCCGGACCCAAGGCGATGTTTGCGGGTCTGCCGGGGCCGCATCTTCTCTATGTCGGGCGGGTCGCGGTCGAGAAAAACATCGAAGCGTTTCTCGAGCTGAAGCATCCCGGCACCAAAATCGTTGTTGGAGACGGCCCGGAGCGGGGGGCTCTCATGCACCGTTTTCCCGATGTCGTCTTTACCGGGCAGTTGACGGGCGCAGCGCTGCGGGATGCCTATCGCAGTGCCGATGTTTTCGTCTTCCCCTCGCGCACCGACACCTTCGGCAATGTCATGCTCGAATCCATGGCCTGCGGCACGCCCGTTGCTGGCTATCCCGTGATGGGCCCAATCGATGTGATCGGGACGGGCAAGGGCGGGGCGCTGGAAGACGACCTGGCGTCGGCCGTTAAGCGGGCGCTATCCATTCCGCGCTCCGAGGCGATTTCCAGAGCAAAGGAATTCACCTGGGAGGCCGCTGCCGACCAGTTTGCGCGGCGGCTTGCGCCGATCCGTTCCCGTGTCGGCATCGCTGCATAA